Proteins co-encoded in one Streptomyces sp. NBC_01571 genomic window:
- a CDS encoding prolyl oligopeptidase family serine peptidase: protein MVTSPLLRQLARTRRFTLGAPGRFTVAPDGSCVLFLRSRAGDDPVGCLWRLDLATGAERLLADPAVLLGDAADEVPEEERIRRERARQQAAGITDYATDTAAQVATFALSGQLWVADTGSDAVRHLPARQPVVDPRPSPDGRYIAYVSGGALRVIGADGSGDRVVAAPEPAEGPDVFFGLPEHVASESMGRYRAYWWAPDGEQLLTTRVDNRDVRLWYIADPADPAKPPRTMRYPQVGTANAEVTLWISDLAGNRTEVHWDRAGFEYLPAAGWDGHGPFAAVLSRDQRTLQVLAVDPADGRTSLLAERHDESWVELLVPGVPARTGTGLLVDYLDRDETRHLSIDGTPVTPDGLQLHEVLAVDGETVLFTAAAEPTERHVWRYRPGQGISRLTEQPGVHSGAFRGDTFVHTTRTLDLPGSYTTVHHLTGDDRPEPDGVAPVEISSLAQRPLLQLRVESAAVGPRELRTHLFLPSWHRAGDAPLPVLVDPYGGPAMQKVMAEQTAHTLVSQWFAEQGFAVLVTDGAGTPGRGPRWEKEIFGDLIGPTLDDQVAALHATAERHPELDLGRVGIRGWSFGGMLAAAAVLRRPDAFHAAVAGAPLTDQRLYDACWKERFLGLPDQYPEHYELSSLLADAPKLSRPLLLMHGLADDNVFVASTLQLSSALLAAGKPHEVLPLSGMTHGTPTNDTFARLLGHQLEFLQRHLVGSPATVPC from the coding sequence ATGGTGACTTCCCCACTTCTGCGACAGCTCGCCCGCACTCGCCGCTTCACCCTCGGCGCACCCGGCCGTTTCACCGTGGCACCGGACGGTTCCTGTGTCCTGTTCCTGCGGAGCCGGGCCGGGGACGATCCGGTCGGGTGCCTGTGGAGGCTGGACCTGGCAACCGGCGCGGAGCGGCTGCTGGCTGACCCCGCCGTGCTGCTCGGCGACGCGGCCGATGAGGTGCCGGAGGAGGAGCGCATCCGGCGCGAGCGCGCCCGCCAGCAGGCCGCCGGGATCACCGACTACGCTACCGACACGGCCGCTCAGGTGGCCACGTTCGCCCTCTCTGGGCAGCTGTGGGTGGCGGATACAGGCTCCGACGCCGTCCGGCATCTGCCTGCCCGGCAGCCGGTGGTGGACCCGCGCCCGTCCCCGGACGGCCGGTACATCGCCTACGTCTCCGGCGGCGCGCTCCGGGTGATCGGCGCCGACGGCAGTGGCGACCGAGTGGTGGCCGCGCCCGAGCCGGCGGAAGGTCCGGACGTCTTCTTCGGCCTGCCGGAGCATGTGGCGAGCGAGTCGATGGGCCGTTACCGGGCGTACTGGTGGGCACCGGACGGGGAGCAGCTGCTGACCACCCGGGTGGACAACCGGGATGTCAGGCTGTGGTACATCGCCGATCCGGCCGATCCCGCCAAGCCGCCGCGCACGATGCGCTACCCGCAGGTCGGTACCGCCAACGCCGAGGTCACGCTCTGGATCTCCGACCTGGCGGGCAACCGCACCGAGGTCCACTGGGACCGGGCCGGCTTCGAGTACCTCCCCGCGGCCGGCTGGGACGGGCACGGTCCGTTCGCCGCCGTGCTCAGCCGCGACCAGCGCACGCTCCAGGTACTGGCCGTCGACCCGGCAGACGGGAGGACCAGCCTCCTGGCCGAGCGGCACGATGAGAGCTGGGTGGAGCTGTTGGTGCCCGGAGTGCCCGCGCGGACAGGTACGGGCCTGCTCGTCGACTACCTCGACCGGGACGAGACCCGGCACCTGAGCATTGACGGCACTCCGGTCACGCCGGACGGCCTGCAGCTGCACGAGGTACTCGCGGTGGACGGCGAGACGGTGCTTTTCACGGCGGCCGCAGAACCCACCGAGCGCCATGTGTGGAGGTACCGTCCGGGCCAGGGAATAAGCCGGTTGACCGAGCAGCCGGGCGTACACTCCGGCGCATTTCGCGGCGACACGTTTGTGCACACCACGCGCACGCTGGATCTGCCGGGCTCGTACACCACCGTGCACCACCTGACCGGGGACGACCGACCGGAACCGGATGGCGTCGCGCCCGTCGAGATCAGTTCGCTGGCCCAACGACCGCTGCTGCAACTGCGTGTCGAATCCGCCGCGGTCGGGCCACGTGAACTGCGCACACACCTCTTCCTGCCGTCCTGGCATCGGGCCGGTGATGCCCCGCTGCCGGTGCTGGTCGACCCCTACGGTGGCCCCGCGATGCAGAAGGTGATGGCCGAACAGACCGCTCACACCCTTGTCTCTCAGTGGTTTGCCGAACAGGGCTTCGCGGTGCTGGTGACGGACGGCGCCGGCACGCCCGGACGCGGGCCACGCTGGGAGAAGGAGATCTTCGGTGACCTGATCGGCCCGACCCTGGACGACCAGGTTGCCGCGCTGCACGCGACGGCCGAGCGCCACCCGGAGCTGGACCTCGGCCGGGTCGGCATCCGCGGCTGGTCGTTCGGCGGGATGCTGGCCGCCGCCGCGGTGCTGCGCCGGCCCGACGCCTTCCACGCCGCGGTGGCCGGCGCCCCGCTCACCGACCAGCGGCTCTACGACGCCTGCTGGAAAGAGCGCTTCCTCGGTCTGCCCGACCAATACCCGGAGCATTATGAGCTGTCTTCGCTGCTTGCCGACGCTCCGAAGCTCAGCCGTCCGCTGCTGCTGATGCACGGGCTGGCGGACGACAACGTCTTCGTGGCCAGTACGCTGCAGCTCTCCAGCGCTCTGCTGGCCGCTGGGAAGCCGCACGAGGTGCTGCCACTGAGCGGGATGACACATGGCACACCGACCAACGACACGTTCGCCCGGCTACTGGGGCACCAACTGGAATTCCTCCAGCGGCACCTGGTCGGCTCACCCGCCACGGTGCCCTGCTAA
- a CDS encoding SRPBCC domain-containing protein, whose product MTAEQTTAERFSYTLERTLEAPVAKVWSAWTTAESYAQWSYAAPGSVKMDVRPGGAWKATIVTPDGGQFPLTGSYSEVDEYQRLVIGMDVPGKNEPAVMTVELVERSAHQTRVVVSQTCDTPDERDLAEQGTTMLLDSLTAFLKTAA is encoded by the coding sequence GTGACCGCAGAACAGACGACGGCCGAGCGTTTCTCCTACACCTTGGAACGGACGTTGGAAGCTCCGGTGGCGAAAGTCTGGAGTGCCTGGACGACCGCGGAGTCCTACGCGCAGTGGTCCTATGCCGCTCCCGGGTCCGTCAAGATGGACGTACGGCCGGGCGGGGCATGGAAGGCAACGATTGTCACCCCGGACGGCGGCCAGTTCCCGCTGACCGGCTCCTACTCCGAGGTCGATGAGTATCAGCGTCTGGTGATCGGCATGGACGTACCGGGGAAGAACGAGCCGGCAGTCATGACCGTCGAACTCGTCGAGCGGAGTGCTCACCAGACACGCGTCGTGGTGAGCCAGACCTGCGACACCCCCGACGAACGCGACCTCGCCGAGCAGGGCACCACCATGCTCCTGGACAGCTTGACTGCCTTCCTGAAGACCGCGGCCTGA